The Canis lupus dingo isolate Sandy chromosome 8, ASM325472v2, whole genome shotgun sequence genome has a segment encoding these proteins:
- the LOC112657540 gene encoding creatine kinase B-type-like, whose product MWNPHLGYILTCPSNLGTGLRAGVHIKLPHLGKHEKFPEVLKRLRLQKRGTGGVDTAAVGGVFDVSNADRLGFSEVELVQMVVDGVKLLIEMEQRLEQGQAIDDLVPAQK is encoded by the exons ATGTGGAACCCTCACCTGGGCTACATCCTCACCTGCCCATCCAACCTGGGCACAGGCCTGCGGGCAGGTGTGCACATCAAGCTGCCCCACCTGGGCAAGCACGAGAAGTTCCCGGAGGTGCTCAAGCGGCTGCGGCTTCAGAAACGAGGCACAG GTGGTGTGGACACAGCTGCGGTGGGTGGCGTCTTTGATGTCTCCAACGCAGACCGCCTGGGCTTCTCAGAGGTGGAGCTGGTACAGATGGTGGTGGATGGCGTGAAGCTGCTCATCGAGATGGAGCAGCGGCTGGAGCAGGGCCAGGCCATCGATGACCTTGTGCCTGCCCAGAAGTGA
- the LBHD2 gene encoding LBH domain-containing protein 2: MGPGSGWYRLEQSEASRRRVDSNICPTADTLFLPVFMHPNSGNSMTTPQPAMPEISPAEEAGGPAGKAAVGAREKGPRLGQRLPSIVVESSEVGSVESGELRWPPEGALRGPAQSQAAASSPSGPGVPGKAPDDAGSQHASSKAQARQTPQ, encoded by the exons ATGGGCCCAGGGTCGGGTTGGTACAGGCTGGAGCAGTctgaagcttccagaaggagagTGGACTCTAACATCTGTCCCACGGCAGACACCTTGTTTCTCCCCGTCTTCATGCACCCCAACAGCGGCAACAGCATGACTACCCCCCAGCCTGCCATGCCAGAGATAAGCCCAGctgaggaggctggaggcccagCAGGAAAG GCTGCGGTAGGTGCCCGGGAGAAGGGCCCTCGGCTGGGCCAGCGGCTGCCCTCCATTGTGGTGGAGTCCAGCGAGGTGGGCTCTGTGGAGAGTGGGGAGCTGCGTTGGCCCCCTGAGGGCGCCCTGAGGGGGCCAGCCCAGAGCCAGGCTGCTG CCTCCTCACCGAGTGGGCCGGGGGTACCAGGGAAGGCTCCGGATGATGCTGGCAGTCAGCATGCCAGCAGCAAGGCGCAGGCCCGCCAGACCCCCCAGTGA